In the genome of Coraliomargarita algicola, one region contains:
- a CDS encoding ArsR/SmtB family transcription factor, with translation MSNSTSDVFKALGHPARVQFVKLLGEGEKCVCDLVESVDLGWSTVSRHLSVLKEAGIVTDEKRGLQVFYKLSLPCVSQFIACLEQDGETVNADCTCHSMET, from the coding sequence ATGTCAAATTCCACCTCAGATGTGTTCAAAGCTTTAGGCCATCCGGCTAGGGTGCAGTTCGTCAAACTCTTAGGCGAGGGCGAGAAATGTGTCTGTGATTTGGTCGAAAGTGTGGATCTGGGCTGGTCGACTGTATCCCGTCATCTCTCGGTGCTCAAGGAGGCTGGTATTGTGACCGATGAAAAACGCGGCTTGCAGGTTTTTTATAAACTGAGTCTGCCCTGTGTGAGTCAGTTCATCGCTTGCCTGGAGCAGGATGGCGAGACTGTCAATGCGGACTGCACTTGCCACAGCATGGAGACCTGA
- a CDS encoding ABC-F family ATP-binding cassette domain-containing protein, translated as MPCFIPALSRLRGNTGKSCSEQKNHYGMLPQVSQHNLTLTLTLTRTRRTARRRQTMITINQVSHNFGKKVLFNGINCVINAHDRIALVGSNGSGKTTLLRMLMGELDCDSGNIDKASYVSVGYLPQDGIAVAGKTLFKEAESAFGDILELQKNLEKAEEEMLEMDTSTDEYYDLIDLMGEWEQQLEDHEPAKMKSRIERILLGMGFKESDFERDTGEFSGGWQMRIALAKLLLQNPSLIILDEPTNHLDIVSQHWVEQYLKHYQGALIVISHDRAFLDEVTNRTLELKLGNLTSFKGNYSYYVSESEKRLETLRKAYANQQKEIKEIKDWINRFRSNVKKASMVQSRIKALEKMDLITIPRDEKKMFFRFPKSPPASAKVITIKNLHKAYGDNVIFDGLDLRIDKGDRIAVVGVNGAGKSTLARIMAGTEPYQSGEVEKGINTVLGYFAQSQADELDPNNTVLEEVEKAAIGNDDANPRGALGALLFSGDEALKKTSVLSGGEKNRVALAKMLMHPANCMILDEPTNHLDIKSKEVLQEAINLYEGTVILVSHDRAFLDGVVNKVLEVSPGSTRMLTCNVSEYIERLEQETAEKLDR; from the coding sequence ATGCCTTGTTTCATTCCCGCGCTTTCCCGCTTGCGCGGGAATACCGGTAAAAGTTGCAGTGAGCAGAAAAATCACTACGGCATGTTACCGCAGGTATCACAGCACAATCTCACTCTTACACTCACTCTCACACGCACTCGGCGCACAGCACGGCGCCGCCAGACAATGATCACGATTAATCAAGTCTCCCACAACTTCGGCAAGAAGGTTCTCTTCAACGGTATCAACTGTGTTATCAACGCACATGACCGCATCGCCCTAGTCGGTTCGAACGGTTCCGGTAAAACGACTTTGCTACGCATGCTCATGGGCGAGCTCGACTGTGACAGCGGCAACATCGACAAGGCAAGCTACGTCAGCGTCGGTTACCTGCCTCAAGACGGCATCGCGGTCGCGGGTAAAACACTCTTCAAAGAGGCCGAAAGTGCATTTGGTGACATTCTTGAATTACAAAAAAACCTCGAAAAGGCCGAAGAGGAAATGCTCGAAATGGATACTTCGACTGACGAGTATTACGATTTGATCGACCTCATGGGCGAATGGGAGCAACAACTCGAAGACCACGAACCCGCCAAAATGAAATCCCGCATCGAGCGTATCCTGCTGGGAATGGGATTTAAGGAGAGCGATTTCGAGCGTGACACGGGAGAGTTTTCCGGTGGTTGGCAAATGCGTATCGCACTCGCGAAACTGCTCTTGCAAAACCCATCACTCATCATTCTTGACGAACCGACCAATCACCTGGACATCGTCTCGCAGCACTGGGTCGAGCAATACCTCAAGCACTATCAAGGTGCCTTGATCGTCATTTCTCACGATCGCGCCTTCCTCGACGAAGTGACCAACCGCACGCTAGAACTCAAGCTCGGTAATTTGACTAGCTTCAAGGGCAACTACAGCTACTATGTAAGCGAAAGCGAAAAGCGCCTGGAAACTCTACGTAAGGCATACGCCAACCAGCAAAAAGAAATCAAAGAGATCAAAGACTGGATCAACCGCTTTCGCTCCAATGTAAAGAAAGCAAGCATGGTGCAAAGCCGTATCAAAGCATTGGAGAAAATGGATTTGATCACGATTCCTCGCGACGAAAAGAAGATGTTCTTCCGCTTCCCCAAATCCCCTCCAGCGAGCGCGAAAGTAATTACAATTAAGAACCTACACAAAGCCTACGGCGACAACGTAATCTTTGACGGACTCGACCTACGCATTGATAAGGGCGACCGCATCGCTGTCGTCGGGGTCAATGGTGCGGGTAAATCAACCCTCGCGCGCATCATGGCGGGCACGGAGCCCTATCAAAGCGGCGAAGTCGAAAAAGGTATCAACACCGTGCTCGGGTATTTCGCACAGTCACAGGCCGACGAACTCGATCCCAACAATACAGTATTGGAAGAAGTCGAGAAAGCTGCGATTGGCAACGACGACGCCAACCCACGTGGCGCACTGGGCGCACTGCTCTTTTCCGGGGACGAAGCGCTGAAAAAGACTTCGGTGCTCTCAGGGGGAGAGAAAAACCGCGTCGCCCTGGCTAAGATGCTTATGCATCCGGCCAACTGCATGATTTTGGACGAACCGACCAATCACTTGGACATCAAATCGAAGGAAGTGCTGCAAGAGGCCATCAACCTCTACGAAGGCACTGTCATTCTGGTCAGCCACGACCGTGCCTTCCTCGATGGAGTAGTTAATAAAGTGCTGGAAGTCTCTCCAGGCAGCACACGCATGCTCACATGTAACGTATCCGAATACATCGAACGTTTGGAACAAGAAACCGCTGAAAAGCTGGATCGGTAA
- a CDS encoding TetR/AcrR family transcriptional regulator, giving the protein MPRTRSRPKTEEKFQNAVLKLVADEGCSALGINAVAQLAGADKVLIYRYFGDFNGLLQLVAESRQWLPTVDELLRALPVGISAPLPLLREISNSLVHHIRSDASTHQLVRWRRTQACPLCLRFTQEWHQLWQDLPQRLSQQAGADQRNQWAQACGLLSLTLEAELCGEPVDRHCLERIAEGLEYSPSLIDTAPTPPIEESLPTNLL; this is encoded by the coding sequence ATGCCACGAACCCGTTCACGCCCAAAAACCGAAGAGAAGTTTCAAAATGCCGTTTTGAAACTTGTCGCGGATGAAGGCTGCAGTGCCCTCGGAATCAACGCAGTCGCTCAACTGGCTGGAGCCGATAAAGTACTCATTTACCGTTATTTCGGTGATTTTAACGGACTGCTACAACTCGTCGCGGAAAGTCGTCAATGGCTACCTACGGTCGACGAATTACTGCGCGCCTTACCCGTAGGCATCAGCGCCCCCTTACCGCTACTTCGCGAGATCTCCAACAGCTTGGTGCATCACATTCGATCCGATGCCAGCACGCATCAACTCGTACGTTGGCGTCGCACCCAGGCCTGCCCACTGTGCCTACGATTCACCCAAGAGTGGCATCAGCTCTGGCAAGATTTACCTCAGCGACTCAGTCAACAAGCAGGAGCCGACCAACGCAATCAATGGGCTCAAGCCTGCGGGCTGCTGTCCTTAACGCTGGAAGCCGAGCTCTGCGGAGAACCCGTCGATCGCCATTGCCTAGAGCGGATCGCCGAGGGCCTCGAATACAGCCCAAGCCTCATTGATACAGCACCAACGCCCCCCATCGAAGAGAGTTTGCCCACCAATCTGCTATAA
- a CDS encoding EF-hand domain-containing protein, with the protein MNKKSLLLLVLSTSLLGFTAQAKPDGEPGEAKGKRPSPQEIFQRMDSDENGTLSLEEVKGPLAEHFDKIDADGDGQITPKELRIAHQKRLKGEKGPKGEKGQGAERRGPNLKEADSNEDGAISKAEATEAGMERLLEHFDEIDADGNGEITREEMLAMRKGKGPKGPRGPEEEE; encoded by the coding sequence ATGAATAAAAAATCATTACTACTGCTCGTCCTCTCAACCTCTCTGCTGGGCTTCACCGCTCAAGCAAAGCCCGATGGCGAGCCAGGCGAAGCCAAAGGCAAACGCCCTTCCCCACAGGAAATCTTCCAACGTATGGATAGCGACGAAAACGGCACGCTCTCGCTCGAAGAAGTTAAAGGCCCACTGGCCGAGCATTTCGATAAGATTGACGCGGATGGGGATGGCCAAATCACTCCAAAGGAATTACGCATCGCCCACCAGAAGCGTCTCAAGGGTGAAAAAGGACCCAAGGGCGAAAAGGGCCAAGGTGCTGAACGACGCGGCCCCAACCTGAAGGAAGCCGACAGCAACGAAGATGGAGCCATTTCCAAAGCAGAAGCCACTGAAGCTGGGATGGAACGACTCCTCGAGCACTTCGATGAGATCGATGCCGACGGCAATGGTGAAATCACTCGCGAAGAGATGCTAGCCATGCGCAAGGGCAAGGGTCCTAAAGGCCCCAGAGGCCCTGAAGAAGAGGAATAA
- a CDS encoding chloride channel protein, which yields MPRESFSLNNLPNWMRGRFNDGQRFLMLCICAGVLCGLVGVSFHLAITFTFENMFALYEGLGFWTIPAMIFSPALAGLLVGLMIRYVSPTASGSGIPQTKAAYYQNFGIIKTPEAFWRFIIGTISVGFGNSLGREGPTVHICSAISSKLGRIFGLGKLRIQSMVPVGMGAGISAAFNAPISAITFVFEELFDNNFSSKALGGILIAVVVAAVVERSLIGDHSALHATREVFETSWWMLVCLAIGPAAGLLGHLFVSLLLGLRAQFKQATKIPSWARPALGGLSVGLIGVTVWQFSGGHNGVFSIGYDDLNSTLHGHLIWQVLLLLLVGKFLATAVCYASGASGGIFAPVLFIGSMLGGLFGVLMVKFLGVDQSVAAATALLGTGAFFAAVIRCPLTSVLIIFEMTQNYSLILPLMIGNLIAYIIAGKLRSIPIYDALLLQDGISLKKLPAYRGDRDWRNLPVSTIMTHDCRSAFGELDAKANLERIAQDGHKHHAYTIVSNENRQELLGMITHHELEELQAAEDRRSIGEWVAGHSIIEIHPDDSIRDAANTLVIRDVMQAPVVSRKDTRKLLGIVTLHDIARQQNAIEDSMD from the coding sequence ATGCCACGCGAATCATTTAGTCTTAACAATCTTCCTAATTGGATGCGGGGTCGTTTTAATGACGGCCAACGATTCCTGATGCTATGTATCTGCGCCGGAGTCCTTTGTGGCTTGGTCGGAGTCAGCTTTCACTTGGCCATCACCTTTACTTTTGAGAATATGTTCGCCCTGTATGAGGGCCTAGGCTTCTGGACGATTCCAGCGATGATCTTCTCGCCAGCTCTGGCGGGACTGTTGGTGGGCTTGATGATCCGCTACGTCTCCCCCACTGCAAGTGGCTCGGGGATTCCACAAACGAAGGCGGCTTATTACCAAAATTTCGGCATCATTAAAACGCCGGAGGCTTTCTGGCGTTTTATTATCGGCACGATCTCTGTTGGTTTCGGAAATAGTCTGGGGCGCGAAGGTCCGACGGTTCATATTTGTAGCGCGATCTCATCCAAATTGGGCCGCATCTTCGGTTTGGGCAAACTGCGTATCCAATCCATGGTGCCCGTGGGAATGGGTGCGGGCATTTCAGCGGCGTTTAACGCCCCGATCTCAGCGATCACTTTTGTGTTTGAGGAGCTCTTTGATAATAACTTCAGCAGCAAGGCGCTGGGGGGCATTCTGATTGCCGTGGTGGTCGCGGCCGTGGTGGAACGCAGCTTGATCGGCGACCACAGTGCCCTGCATGCCACGCGTGAAGTATTTGAAACGTCTTGGTGGATGCTGGTCTGCTTAGCGATCGGGCCAGCGGCCGGCTTATTGGGACACTTGTTCGTATCGCTGCTACTGGGACTACGGGCACAGTTTAAACAAGCCACAAAGATTCCCTCTTGGGCACGCCCTGCTCTGGGTGGCCTGAGTGTGGGGCTGATTGGGGTGACTGTTTGGCAATTCAGCGGCGGTCACAATGGGGTGTTTAGCATTGGATATGATGATCTAAACTCCACACTCCACGGTCACCTGATCTGGCAAGTGCTGCTGCTCTTGCTAGTGGGTAAGTTTTTGGCGACTGCGGTTTGCTATGCCTCCGGCGCCAGTGGCGGTATTTTCGCACCAGTGCTATTTATCGGTAGCATGCTCGGTGGCTTGTTCGGTGTGCTAATGGTTAAATTTCTAGGCGTGGACCAATCGGTGGCGGCCGCCACGGCACTATTAGGCACAGGGGCTTTTTTCGCAGCAGTCATTCGCTGTCCACTGACCTCAGTGCTCATCATCTTTGAAATGACACAAAACTACTCGCTGATCCTCCCGTTGATGATCGGCAATCTAATCGCTTACATCATAGCGGGCAAGCTGCGCAGCATCCCCATCTACGACGCCCTACTGCTGCAAGATGGCATCAGCCTAAAAAAGCTACCAGCCTACCGGGGCGATCGCGACTGGCGTAATCTGCCAGTGAGCACGATTATGACCCACGACTGCCGGAGCGCTTTTGGCGAACTAGATGCCAAGGCGAATTTGGAGCGGATCGCTCAGGACGGGCACAAGCACCATGCCTACACCATCGTTTCCAACGAAAATCGACAAGAATTGCTGGGCATGATCACGCACCACGAATTGGAAGAGCTTCAAGCAGCGGAAGACCGCCGGAGCATCGGCGAATGGGTGGCAGGACACTCCATTATTGAAATCCATCCCGACGACTCGATCCGTGATGCGGCCAATACGCTGGTGATCCGTGATGTAATGCAGGCTCCCGTCGTCAGCCGTAAAGACACTCGCAAGCTACTGGGGATCGTCACACTACACGACATCGCGCGACAACAAAACGCGATCGAAGACTCAATGGATTAA
- a CDS encoding acetolactate synthase produces the protein MPAEVMRRPGDFQPVIQFSIHADNKVGRLNEIIGLLAVHEVHVIALSVLDTTDSSIIRLIVDYPIEAQKLLIEHQFSYVQSELIAVELNSEEQIKTVTSALVQAEINIHYIYPFLMRPNGRYALAISLEDNELAADTLTRSQLNVIGQDDIAR, from the coding sequence ATGCCAGCAGAAGTAATGCGCAGGCCGGGCGATTTTCAGCCGGTCATTCAATTCTCAATCCACGCCGACAACAAAGTCGGACGACTCAATGAAATCATTGGGCTTCTTGCCGTGCATGAGGTGCACGTCATCGCACTCTCGGTACTCGACACCACGGATAGCTCAATCATACGCCTGATAGTCGATTACCCGATCGAAGCTCAAAAACTACTGATCGAGCATCAGTTTTCCTATGTGCAGAGCGAACTGATCGCCGTCGAGCTGAACAGTGAAGAGCAAATAAAAACGGTCACCAGTGCGCTGGTTCAGGCGGAAATCAACATCCACTACATCTACCCCTTCCTAATGCGTCCCAACGGACGCTATGCCTTAGCGATCAGCCTGGAAGACAATGAACTGGCCGCGGACACCCTCACCCGCAGTCAACTCAATGTAATCGGCCAAGACGATATCGCGCGATAA
- a CDS encoding tyrosine-type recombinase/integrase: MARKNFNLDAAMRADAREALSILSDAGFEADAPLTAAARLAVGKAAGVERTSLEAAVGLFLKDCLRRKLRARTVDFYESKLTLFMGDSKGERALDDFTRPELRAWLLAEPGARSTVEGYLRAIRALFRWARRQEPPLCVSDPTEGLSLEMAIEEHQVGILPVESAALVMELTRDSSYGAAAALMLFAGVRPSEINSREKPALLWGAIDFKARTVRIDAAIAKTRRARVLEGLPANLWAWLRLYRGKAEEPVCRVQTRFLSRFVCSRKEWAGEAWPQDVCRHSFATYHISRFGSLDKTSLIMGHEGKPRLLHQKYRGLCSLGDARRFFEIMPDGAA; encoded by the coding sequence ATGGCTCGGAAAAATTTTAATCTCGATGCGGCTATGCGGGCGGATGCCCGGGAGGCGCTTTCCATTCTTAGTGATGCAGGTTTTGAGGCGGATGCCCCCTTGACGGCCGCGGCGCGCTTGGCGGTTGGTAAGGCTGCAGGCGTTGAGCGAACTTCATTAGAGGCTGCCGTGGGGCTTTTCTTGAAAGATTGTCTGCGTCGCAAGCTACGTGCGCGGACTGTGGATTTCTACGAGTCGAAGCTGACTCTTTTTATGGGCGACTCCAAAGGCGAGAGGGCGCTTGACGATTTTACGCGGCCTGAGCTGCGGGCGTGGCTGCTGGCGGAGCCTGGGGCACGTTCTACGGTGGAAGGCTATTTGCGGGCGATTCGTGCTTTGTTTCGCTGGGCGCGCAGACAGGAGCCGCCGCTGTGCGTTTCGGATCCTACTGAGGGTCTATCTCTGGAAATGGCGATTGAAGAGCACCAGGTGGGCATTCTGCCGGTGGAGTCAGCGGCGCTAGTGATGGAGCTGACGCGAGATTCGAGCTATGGGGCGGCTGCTGCGCTGATGTTGTTCGCGGGGGTGCGGCCCTCTGAGATCAATTCGCGCGAAAAGCCTGCGCTCTTGTGGGGGGCGATTGATTTTAAGGCGCGCACGGTGCGGATCGATGCGGCGATTGCTAAAACGCGGCGGGCTAGAGTGCTGGAGGGGCTTCCTGCTAATCTGTGGGCTTGGTTGCGCCTATACCGTGGAAAGGCCGAAGAGCCGGTGTGTAGAGTTCAGACGCGGTTTTTATCTCGGTTCGTTTGTAGCCGCAAGGAGTGGGCGGGGGAAGCATGGCCGCAAGATGTGTGTCGGCACTCGTTTGCGACTTATCACATTAGCCGGTTTGGGAGCTTGGATAAAACGAGCCTGATTATGGGCCACGAAGGCAAGCCGCGCTTGTTGCACCAAAAGTATAGAGGTCTGTGCTCACTGGGGGATGCAAGGCGTTTTTTTGAGATCATGCCTGATGGGGCGGCATGA
- a CDS encoding JAB domain-containing protein encodes MKDLKCNAFILNVPVSSRELHELIIAAKVAGQRERLFNRVAVANGAARALSKPLPYGQGDKQCPGALARRREMMPLLSSDESGAVQAVSVVLSGDEYADLCAAAKLRGLTVEALSKQIICGEAQSWLEASAQDDEFCKSMQVSDMAVEYLRELNAGIEVPQLWAIGVGQDLKPIFRERLTLLDRPHSPVAPARAFRAALDRGARGVVVVRVHPADSIPNEDDARELKRLLGAAAMLGSELIDFIVMNPIGNCSSYYVDPELWAAPALAPSLDGPRYNIAEWRKRGHLV; translated from the coding sequence ATGAAAGACCTGAAATGTAATGCCTTCATTCTCAATGTGCCAGTTTCTAGCCGTGAGTTGCATGAGCTAATTATTGCCGCTAAGGTGGCGGGACAAAGGGAGCGGCTATTCAATCGCGTTGCTGTGGCCAATGGGGCGGCCCGCGCATTAAGTAAGCCATTGCCATACGGGCAAGGCGACAAGCAATGCCCTGGGGCACTGGCGCGGCGTCGTGAAATGATGCCGCTCTTAAGTTCCGATGAATCAGGGGCGGTTCAAGCTGTATCCGTCGTGCTTTCCGGTGATGAATACGCCGATCTGTGCGCGGCTGCAAAATTGCGCGGTCTCACAGTTGAGGCGCTGAGCAAACAAATTATTTGCGGGGAAGCGCAAAGCTGGCTGGAGGCTTCCGCTCAAGACGATGAGTTTTGCAAGTCGATGCAGGTTTCTGATATGGCGGTTGAATACCTACGTGAGCTTAACGCTGGTATTGAAGTGCCTCAATTGTGGGCGATCGGAGTGGGGCAGGATTTAAAGCCAATCTTTCGCGAACGGCTTACTTTACTGGATCGTCCTCACTCACCGGTAGCGCCTGCTAGGGCGTTCAGAGCTGCCCTGGATCGTGGGGCGCGTGGCGTTGTCGTCGTGCGGGTGCATCCTGCTGATTCAATCCCGAATGAAGATGATGCCCGCGAGCTGAAGCGTTTACTTGGGGCAGCCGCAATGCTTGGATCTGAGTTGATAGATTTCATCGTCATGAATCCTATTGGCAACTGCTCGTCTTACTACGTAGACCCAGAGCTTTGGGCCGCTCCGGCTCTCGCACCATCGCTCGATGGCCCTCGCTATAATATCGCGGAATGGCGGAAGCGGGGGCACCTAGTTTAA
- a CDS encoding prepilin peptidase, which yields MFETFEFINEDFPWFFATLAAVFGALTGSFLNVCIYRIPAGRSIIFPGSTCACGRPIPFYHNIPIFTWLILRGKASCCGAPFSIRYPAIELLTSMLFLWVWMIYPPVVAMLGMLFVAFLICATFIDLDHMIIPDRFSIGGMVMGVLLSFIFPALHGIEGLPIVSHIQSGVTAIVGALVGAGLVYWIAVLGEIIFRKPAMGEGDVKFVGFIGAFCGWQGAVFAMFGGALVGSVVLLPCLLLARLFGGSDPTEERTAPKAQDRAEAESAEGEESEDEEIEVQFGAQVPFGPMLAVAALIYFLGFDAYVDAYFAEFASYFFMP from the coding sequence ATGTTCGAAACATTTGAATTTATTAATGAGGATTTTCCATGGTTCTTCGCCACATTGGCCGCTGTTTTTGGAGCGCTGACAGGTAGTTTTCTCAATGTGTGTATTTACCGCATTCCAGCGGGGCGCTCGATTATATTTCCGGGCTCGACCTGTGCCTGTGGGCGACCGATCCCGTTTTATCATAATATTCCGATTTTTACTTGGTTGATTTTGCGCGGGAAGGCGAGTTGTTGTGGAGCGCCTTTTAGTATTCGCTACCCTGCGATCGAGTTGCTCACGTCGATGCTCTTTCTGTGGGTTTGGATGATCTATCCCCCAGTGGTTGCTATGTTGGGGATGTTGTTTGTGGCCTTTTTGATTTGCGCGACCTTTATTGACCTCGACCATATGATCATTCCCGATCGATTCTCGATTGGTGGTATGGTGATGGGTGTGTTGTTGTCTTTTATCTTCCCCGCGCTTCACGGCATCGAGGGCCTGCCAATTGTGTCTCATATTCAGTCGGGAGTGACCGCGATTGTCGGGGCATTGGTCGGCGCGGGCTTGGTTTACTGGATCGCGGTGCTGGGTGAGATCATATTTCGCAAGCCAGCCATGGGAGAGGGCGATGTGAAATTTGTTGGCTTTATCGGCGCTTTTTGCGGCTGGCAGGGCGCAGTATTTGCAATGTTTGGAGGTGCGTTGGTGGGCTCGGTCGTATTGTTGCCCTGCTTATTATTGGCACGTCTCTTCGGCGGCTCAGATCCGACGGAGGAGCGGACCGCGCCGAAGGCACAGGATCGCGCGGAGGCGGAGTCCGCTGAGGGCGAAGAGAGTGAGGACGAAGAGATCGAAGTTCAGTTTGGGGCGCAGGTGCCCTTCGGTCCCATGCTTGCTGTTGCGGCGCTCATATACTTTTTAGGATTCGATGCGTATGTGGATGCGTATTTCGCAGAGTTCGCGAGTTATTTTTTTATGCCCTGA
- a CDS encoding DUF5906 domain-containing protein — translation MSKNSETGLKVDPPRKRWRESWFLPGDSFYIPNKRGEWVVLTRADMVLELKAQGLRNSLSEDEVKSGKRLSECEAAILEIKKNQVLDYCGLLAGYKAGFYRLNGRKVLVTHSQDMGTECAAAVCWNEDRLTAFADGLDCGDSAIGSKWVDDLRELNIETLESEHKDAARFPILWRFFNNLFNRDDYDQRHLVWGIMQDTYTALVRGCSENSLPSQAPALFIAGEPSAGKTLLSEIMRVIYGGRRGFPYEYLTGTTNFNEELFEATLMLIDDEADKTDIRSRHNLSQKLKQFTVGAGNRLHGKGAKALESAPLWRVLMLCNTDEDSLRVLPPIDMCGDKFVLLKAHGESVPLTTDSPLKKRMLWSAIVEELPFFKHWLRNVYELPKEWGPTHRFPVKPWHHPGIVDIIEDVAPWRETWDLLCNTLMRHGMIEFNGVELPEHCYVATCQAMIDELREHYEVYKLTRAEAEALKVRSIGRYLKQVEARNSGHAIQRRDSNGTRYWWLSRDGVFKRT, via the coding sequence ATGAGCAAAAATTCAGAAACAGGGTTGAAAGTCGATCCGCCGCGTAAGCGTTGGCGTGAATCTTGGTTTTTGCCTGGTGATTCTTTTTATATTCCGAATAAAAGGGGCGAATGGGTTGTTCTCACTCGGGCGGATATGGTTTTGGAGCTAAAGGCTCAAGGGCTGCGCAACTCGCTGTCTGAGGATGAGGTCAAGAGCGGCAAGCGTCTATCCGAGTGTGAAGCTGCTATTCTGGAAATTAAGAAAAACCAGGTGCTCGACTATTGCGGTCTGCTCGCTGGTTATAAGGCTGGGTTTTATCGTCTCAATGGCCGTAAAGTGCTGGTGACTCATTCGCAAGACATGGGCACTGAATGTGCAGCTGCCGTTTGTTGGAATGAAGATCGTCTTACTGCATTTGCCGATGGTCTCGATTGTGGCGACAGTGCTATTGGCTCGAAATGGGTCGATGATTTGCGAGAGCTAAATATCGAGACGCTAGAGAGCGAGCATAAGGATGCTGCTCGATTCCCGATTCTGTGGCGCTTTTTCAATAACCTTTTTAACCGTGATGATTATGATCAGCGGCACCTAGTTTGGGGGATCATGCAAGATACATACACCGCACTCGTGAGGGGGTGCAGTGAGAATAGCTTACCCAGTCAAGCGCCTGCGTTGTTCATTGCGGGCGAGCCTAGCGCGGGTAAGACTTTGCTATCTGAAATCATGCGCGTAATTTATGGCGGGCGGCGTGGTTTTCCATATGAGTATTTGACCGGCACGACCAACTTTAACGAGGAACTTTTTGAAGCGACCTTGATGTTAATTGATGACGAGGCAGATAAAACAGATATCCGATCGAGGCACAATCTATCGCAGAAGCTCAAGCAATTCACTGTCGGCGCTGGTAATCGGCTGCACGGCAAAGGCGCTAAGGCTCTCGAATCCGCTCCGCTATGGCGTGTGCTGATGCTGTGTAATACGGATGAAGACAGTTTGCGCGTGCTGCCTCCGATTGATATGTGCGGCGATAAGTTCGTGCTGCTCAAAGCACATGGTGAATCCGTGCCATTGACGACTGATTCACCGCTCAAGAAGCGTATGCTCTGGAGTGCGATCGTCGAAGAGCTTCCTTTTTTTAAGCATTGGCTGCGCAATGTTTACGAGCTGCCCAAGGAATGGGGGCCAACGCATAGATTCCCGGTCAAGCCGTGGCACCACCCTGGTATTGTCGATATCATTGAGGACGTAGCGCCTTGGCGTGAGACGTGGGATTTGCTCTGTAATACGCTAATGCGGCATGGCATGATTGAGTTTAATGGGGTTGAACTTCCGGAGCACTGCTATGTTGCGACGTGTCAAGCCATGATTGATGAGTTGCGCGAGCATTACGAAGTGTATAAGCTCACAAGGGCCGAGGCGGAAGCGCTCAAGGTTCGTTCGATTGGCCGCTATCTGAAGCAAGTTGAAGCGCGAAATAGTGGCCATGCGATACAGCGGCGCGACAGCAATGGGACGCGTTATTGGTGGTTGTCACGTGATGGAGTGTTCAAGCGAACATGA